The genomic stretch GAGGGCACGGAGTTTCTCCAGCACGGGATGCAACTCTCCAGAGCAAGGGGAGGCACTCAGTGGGACTCCTCCACCCAGACCAAAACCATCACCCCGGTTCCTGGGAGCCACCCAACGGTTGGGGGGTGGACCAGGCTGCTGGGGTTGTTGCTGATGAAGGGGCTGTGGGGGGCCAGGTTGAGAGGTGAGGTGCAGGTGTGGGGGGCCAGGGGGCATAGGATGGGGGTGTTGGGGGACTGGAGAGACTGGAGCTGGAAGGGCTGGTGTTGGTGTTGatgttggtgttggtgttgatgttggtgttggtgttggtgttgggGCTGGTGTTGAGGCTGAGGGGGCAACGGGTTCTGCAGTAAGGGCTGGTGCTGAGCTAGGAGGGGCTGCTGCACCATAGGCTGCGGGGGCATCATAGTCTGAGCTAATGGGGGCTTGTTCAGAGAGCCCTTATCGTCCCAAGTACCAATGTTCATATTGTGCTTTATGGGGGGTGGGGGAATGGTCGCACCTACCCCCATCCCCATGTTGGCTTTGGGTTTGACCTTGGGCTGTGGCTTGGCCGGCTTCTTTGCAATGGCTGCCCAGGAGGCAGGTTTAGGTGCAGATGAGCTGACAGACGGAGGGAGGCTATTGGCTGCCATACTGCTCATACCTGCTGTGCCTCCTAGGGGTGAGCCCACGGTTTTGGTGACAGCTGCCACCATGTCCGTACCCAGTTTTAACCCCGTCATACCCTGTTCAATGCTGTTCAGCACCGGGACTTTACTAAGCTGGGTGTCACTTCCAAAGCCTGCCTGTCCGTCTGTGATGGCCCGACCCAGCGAGCTGGGGGCGTACCCATAGCTGTTACTGTAGACTGAGGTCTGCGTGGACTGACCCTGAGAGACACTTGTACCCCAGGTGGAAAAGTCCGCATTTCCAGGGAAGAAGTTGAAGCCATGCTGGCCCAGGAAGGGAGGGGTGTTCCCCAGGGCACCTGGCTGGCTGAACACACCGTCAGGGATGAAGTGCGGCTCGCCATTGCTCATCTGTCCATAGGTAGTTAGGTAGGGCATAGGAGGGTCTCCTGCTGTGGACCAAGCAGCCTCTCCAAGAGAGTAAGGGAAACCAATGGATGGAGCATAGTAGCTGGGCATGTAGGGGTCAGACATTGGTGGATAGCTGTTACTCTGTGTGGCATAGGGAGACAGTCAGTTAATGTACTACACAAAATGACAAGcagtacaattttaaaaaatctgctaaTAATTTAACATGACATAACAGTAAAGATAGATTGTGTGTTCAGTTATAGGAACATAGGTCATCTTTAGgaacaaacaagaaaatcaCAATCAAACTGGACTGACACCTAAAATATGCAACTAATTTGTCCATAACATGAAGGTATAAACTCAATACTGGCCATAAGTTCTAGGTGACACATCTTCAGGCTGGACAGACCTATTATGGTTTATTGTAGGACGTTACCTGATTTGTCTGGCCGCTCAGGTAAGGctcaaaatcatcatcattcacACCATCCTTTTGATGCATTGATCCGTTTTGCACTAAGGATGGAAAGAGAGGACATTAAACCATCACATCTAATGTGATTCCCAAATATTTCAGGCTCAAGATATCAACTGATTATATTTTGGTCATGGATATGTAGTGGTCAAATCTAAAACATGACAAGATCTCAGTGTGGTGCAACattatcaaaacaaatgcagaattAATGACAGTCATCAATGATAACATAAATAAGCTGCAGTTTAGGCTACTGTTTCAAAGCACAACCACCAAGGACCCTGATAGCATGTTAAAACGAGGTCTTCTTCACCATTTAAATGCCTTACCTTTATTTCCTTGTCCTTTAGGTCTCTGAAATAATGGGCAGCACAGGAAAAAGAGGTGAGACTGTTGTCAGATCACGACTGGAAACAAGAAACACTCAGAGAGCAGGCTGTATCCTACATGGATAAATATAACAGTCGATGGTGGTAACCTCAAGCTAAAACCATCAGCCCGGATGTTAGCATTTACAGGTTAATTCGCGTTATTGACCGGATGTCAAACGCTCTGACATCCAGTAAACGGTGCCGCATTGGCAACCGGCTACAGCTAGAGTTGGTTGGCAATACAGTCGGCCTACAGTACAGCTAATAGCTATCATATATCAAAGACTTTTTTAGCCTGTTTGATCTGGCATGCCAAACCAGATCAAACTGTTGTCGGCAAAGTTTGATTCCGCCGAGCGGCTAATATATTAGCACCTTTCAGCTGTCAATACACGAACCTGATCGACTGTGGTCGCAGACATCCTCCAGGAACCGAAACTGATCGCTGTTTTTGTGAGACTGTCCACGGCTTCCCCCTGCCTATCTCTGCACTTCTGTGCTTTCCTGGCTCGTCTCTCGGGTTGTCCAGTCACTGTGTAACGGTTACAAGGCGGCGTTTTCCTCCCGCGGTCAGACCTGACGACGATCTGGTCCTTCTGCCTGTTACAAACGGCGACTTTGTGTCTGTGGAGACGGCGTCTATAAATGTGTCCGATCCTGCCACAGATGGTCTTTAACAGTCAATCTGAAACGGACTAGTGTCTTACTGGAGTATCCCTCACCATATCCCACAATGGCGGATAGGCTTTTTACTCCCGCTTCCGTTCCGTTCTGCTGCTCCGTGACCTTCCGCCTGTGACGCTTTGAGTCATGTTGCAAACTGACACTTCACttgacagtcacacacatacaacaggTTCCCTGCTACTTTCATTATATTCTCTGTTCAGGGTTATTTTAGCCTTTTAGCATCCTGTCTCATATCAAAATATTAGTCATCTCTGCATTAGGGACCCTCTTTTAGCTTAGCCAGTACGTGCCAAGCCCAGTAATGGATGGACGCCTGAATCCCCATGTGgataatgtaaaattaaattaatacaaaataaaatgtatgcaaaaaaacatgagcagtctataagcagtggtggaaagtaactaagtacatttactcgagtactGTTTTGgagtacttgtacttgagtattttccattttctgctactttctacttatattccactacatttcagagagaaatattgtactacaggttacattttttttaatcaaaacatatgatgaaaccataaaatatgatgcattgttatagattacattacccaacagtatataaagtacataCAGTTagccaactacaacattaaaatgatacctacacatgaatgcatcatcattaacaatctaataatatcATATAGGCCCACAATGTAACACTCACAGGAGCCATTTTTAATTCAGGACTCtcacttgtaacagagtatgtttacagtgtggtattgctactgttacttcagtaaagtatgtgaaatatttattctaccactgtctataaaatgtcaaaatgaggTATAAAACTctcaaatagttttttaataAAGGGTTTTTCACTTCATATTTACAAATACTTCCAGGATACTTAAGCTTACAGGCTTTTGGCTGCCATTATAGATGAAAGATGTTACTGAAGTGCAGCTATTTAGTACAATTTATTGGTTTGGGGTCTGACCGAGCATTAGTAAGAACAAACTAgagcaaaatatgtttttaaaaagtcatgaCAATGCTATCATATGATTGCTAAGAGCAAGCAACTCCATAGCAGTGGTAGAATATAATTGCTACATTTAGTCAAATACTGCAGTTAACtacagttttgaggtatttgtactttacttttccattttctgctactttatacttttactccactgcatttgtcTGGTTGTAGTGACAAGttgctttgcagattaagattttacattcaaaacatatggtcactttataaaatatgatgaattGTGAAGATTAAACTACCCGacaaaatcagctccacctcgaccagcttcaacattaaaatgctgcatacaCATTTATGCATCAATAATATTTATTCAACAATGCAATAATGTAACATTGACATCAACATGGGCCCATAACATGGGCCATTCTGGTGCATAataaggacttttttttttatactttaagtgcATGTtttgataatacttctgtacttttacttaacacAAATTGtgatgcaggacttttacttgtaatggagtattttacactgtagtattgctacttttacttaaaggatctgaatacctcttccaccactgctccacAGAGCTGTGCTGTGGTTGTAATATAATGGACTACAACTGATGTACTTTGTGAGTAAACGAGAGTCACTGCTGCTACTCTCGCGATACTTCCTCAGTGGGTCGCGAAGCAGTATGGCAGCCTTCGCGCTGAGGTCCTGCCGCAGAGGACTTTCCCAGATATTAAGTAATGGAGGGCTCGCAGCTTTATCTTCAAAGCGTCTGGAAGGTTTGTTCAAGTCTCCGCTTAACGCACAATTAATTTCACAGCGCTTGAGTTTCATACAAGGGTATTTAAACGCAGAGGAGGGGGTGTGACCCGCACAGACTGCGtcgtcttaaaaaaaaatagggcACGTAAATGGGACGGCGTTTGCGCTTGTGTCTGTTTTTGCGCCGTCTACGTTGATTCTCGTAGTATTTGAAAAGGCTTCGACATTAACTAGCTTCACTTAGTCAGTGACTGCCTAAATTCTTGGTATGTTTGATTGATGTGAAAAAATGCCCACGCTGTTTTCCCATGTGCGGTTTTGTAATTTGCGTCAAGAGAAGCCTCTAAAATGGGGTGGGACGTTGTATATGGCTAAGATGTGTAACTAAATTAGCTAATATACCGTgcattgaatgttttacataaCATGGTTTGCCATAGCAATAATACTTTGTACTGTGTCAaccaggagacaggagacacaaGTCCACAGTTCAGTATGCTTCACGACCAGACCTTCCAAAGCTGGCCTACAGAAGAGTGAAGGGCAAGAGCCCAGGTGTGGTCTTCCTCCCAGGATATGGCTCCAGCATGAACGGGCAGAAAGCTGAGTCACTGGAGGAGTTCTGTAGGTCACTAGGGCACTCATACCTTAGGTAAGTCATCCAAACACACCACTAATGAGGGATACAAGACCATGCTCATAATCTCATACTGAATACAGAATAGATCAGATCAAATAGACACAcctcatacatacagtattttttgtgATTGTTATCAACTGAGAAACACCTGTGATCAATACCTACAAAACAACTCAACTTTTACACTCAGCATTAAACTCAATTCACGCAACACAGATGATCTGTGCGTTACAGCGTTGCaaggagcaaaaaaaaacactcatacaGCCATGATCAAATAACAAGAGAAGTACAAGTAGACAATATGTATAACTGtgttttttaagttgttttttaaagagagaaattCGTTAATTAATAGAAGGAGAAGGTTCTTTCTGTGAGACAGCTACTGAAAAGACCTGGTCACCATATGATTAAGTTATAATATATTTAGTGGCACTGTGAAATAAGGACACAGCAGAAAATGTgactaaacaaaaatgccatCAGTCTTACTATAAATAATAGATTACATTGTGTTTGTAAATAATGATGTCTGATTTTGTTTCCACGTAGCGTTATGCCCCAAGATAACCgtacatacaaaatacattttagtggATTTGGTTATGGAGAGTAGCACAAAATGTCTTGTGCCATATGCCTTTTGACTATAACTAAGTTATAACAAGTTGGATAGATGGATCCTTTATTTCAACAGACCTGAAAGAGCTCAGTTCAATAATTTCAACATTGAAAAGCCAAAAGATTCCATTTATAATGATGTGGACCAAACAAAAACGACAACTGTTAATGTGTGAGGCCATACCTAATCCTGTAAATCAAAATTATCGTTTAATTTTCTCAATTTTAAATGAatcatttcagtattttaaaaatacctCCAACCTTCCTCATTGTCCTGCAAAGCCTCCATTCCTGAGGCGGTTGGATATAAAAGACATGGCTCCATCATACTGAATACTCAAAGGCCTAATCCCATGTTCAGTGTAGtgtatataactatatataattTACTGTACTCATaatgtctaaaaaaataaaaaaataattaattaacctTGTCCCTGTCATGGCTTGCCTTTTGTTTTACCCTCTGATACCCATGGCTATGGGCTGTTCTATTTACATTTTCCCAGGTTTGACTACACAGGACATGGGGCCTCAGAGGGGGTGCTAGCAGAAGGAACTATTGGTACCTGGAAAAAAGATGTTCTTTTCGTGTTGGATGAGTTAGCAGAGGGGCCACAGGTAAATATGTCTTAAGAGTCATGTCCCTTTGCAAGTTACTGGTGGTTAGTAATCAATGAAGTTATGAAAACTTTGCTCAATAGAGATGGGAATTGACAGTCGGTTCCCATTTAGAGCAGGTTTCAAATGATTAGAGAGCTGAGAACCGTCTCGCTCTGACACATCAATAATCAGTATCAGTAATTGATTTCTGTGCATAGCAAACAGTGACTTGATGTCAGAATTCATGCTCTCAGGACCGAGTACTGTCCCAGCTTTTCATGAGAGACTTGTGTCATGAAAGGAAAACATCTTGAAATGTATGGATGTATTTTAACAAGCTGGACAAGAAGGGCAAGATGCAACACTCGCAAAACATTGATTTCAGTCAAGAGTTACAATTATAGGGTTAACTTTGTTCAATATACatgcattaaattaaattataagaatatgatgtgtttaataatctACAGCCAGGTGGTGCAAGTGTATCTGTGTTACCACTCCCAAAATCAACcagtaaaaatgtttacatactgtatgatgtgAGCATCAGTGCCACAAaccaaaatggaaaatgtgtgttttgcaaacacaatataaatattctaatgttaaactcaggCTGTAGTTCCACTCGTGAATTACTGACTGtgacaaatgttattttttagtggatattttgtttttgttttttgtttgaagaTCCTTCCACAAACATATTTTAAGACATAAAGATACTCTGCTTAAAATTAAATCTACTCATTCTGCCTGAATCAAGAATCTAAATTCTGTGATTATACAAATATTGTTCAGAAGTTTAACTGCTGAACAAGacgtctcctacttcactgacaagtccattctcagtgtttgtgtgctggaggcttcaagtttccatatcacacttgtgtaagttgtatattggaccatgattggctCTAAACTAGTTATGATGTTACAAAATCCTGCTCATATGTTCAcatgttaaactcagatttacggtgagcacagagaaactttcccccttcaggAGATTAATGTGGAAACacccttctagtgtcaaactctgcacatacatcattctgcacagtgaaggttaTATCCAagttaaagggatagttcagattttttgaagtggggttgtatgaggtacttatccatagttagtgtattacctacagtagatggcgGTCGGCATGCctccagtttggagaagcaaaatgtattttagccaCGTAAAAAAGTGTAcgctatatttagaatattttcaccgCTTTACCTTGCCGTCAGACTGCCCTTTCCTTTtgcactacattttctcaaccgtAAACAACACGCAACATAGAGAAAACTCCGCATTTGCACTGATCATTTTTTACACTTGCTGAAGAGCACTGCTGTACCCAACCATCAGGTAAGATAGTGCTAAATACCTAAAAATAAACTGAACGACGCCGTTTCCACAGAagtttcccctctctctctctctttcggcAAGTTTAGTCTCCATCTGCAAAAGTTCTTCCTCTGTATACTCTGGTTCATAAAGGTATCCTCGTCTTCACAGTGAACGGCATTTCATCGTTGCTGTCATAAttgctcatttttatttttctgtatttgttgtcTGTTCCATAAACCACTGAAATGCAgacccaaacagctgatctgcagcataATACAGGAAGGAATACGGAAGTTCTACAGTTGAGAAAAATATAGTGCCAAAAGAAAGGGCTGTCTGACCGCAAGGAAAAGTGGTACACTTAAACTGATACCTTGCCGGTACTCCTGTcggcttctccaaactgggggcatgCCGACCACCATCTACtttaggtaatacactgactatggataagtacctcatacaacacCACTTCAAAAAatctgaactatccctttaagtaACAAtaaggaaaacacatttttgagaggaggaagacttaaatgtttgtattttgtattatatatGGTCATCAAGCTTAGCTTTTTCCAAACAGATTAAGCAATAAAATTAACACTATAAAATCTGTATTTAACATCTCACTTTGCACTCAAATAACCAAACCAATAAAAGGGATTTATTAGAGAGCAAATAAAAGAATTATGTCAAACAGTAGAATCAATAATAGAATTGGAAACGATAAAATCCTTTCAACTTCCATCTCTAGTATTCATTGTATTTTCCACCACGTCTCCAGAAGATGGCACTGTGTTACCACATTTGTGGTATCATTAGTCTTCCACTGCCATTGAGTCTGATGTTGTCTTTAttgaatgttttaataaaacaaatgttatcaATCAGGTGATTTATAGTCTAtttatggtgtttttgtttacttgtaGATACTGGTGGGTTCCAGTATAGGCGGTTGGCTCATGCTGCTGGCAGCCATTGCAAGACCAGAGAAGACTGCAGCACTGGTGGGCATCTCCACTGCTGCTGATCACATTGTCACATCGTTCAACTCTCTTCCTCTGGAGGTAGGAACATATAATATTATCACATATATCACATTTTTTCGTCATGTCGTTTGAAAGTTTGctgtcatttacatttacatgtttttctgaGTTGGATTTATCCATGTTTGAATGCGCAGACACGCAGGGAGTTTGAGGAGAAGGGGGAGTGGACAGTGCCCACCAAACACTCAGAGGAGGGTTTTTATAAGTTTAACATGGACTTTCTGCGCGAGGCAGAAAATCACTGTGTGCTCCAGAGTCCCATCCCCATCACCTGTCCCGTGCGGCTCATTCATGGGCTCAAAGATGAGGACGTCCCATGGCACATCTCCATGCAGGTTGCAGAACGCGTCCTCAGCCCTGATGTGGATGTCATCCTTCGGCGACATGGCCAGCACCGTATGTCTGACAAGGACGACATCAAGCTCATGGTCTACACTATTGACGATCTCATAGACAAGCTGACCACTTTGGTCTGAGTTAGGGATAGGGGAGTGAGCTTGAGATTTTGCTCAAATAAGGAAAGAAGGACTGTGTTTACTGGGAAGTCAACCCTCAAGAAATGTACCAAACAATGGCATGTTTCTCTGCCAAATATCACCTTTTATCCATCTCTGTCATTCTCCTCGCACTTCATCTGTCATTTCAACATGCCGTTACAGTGCAAACTATATTGAAAGGGAGCTCTCCTGCTAGTTGTTCCCTTATATCTTCAGGttgcatttgtatgtgtttcAGGTTATTATATGGAGTGTTATGTTGACCTTTATTTGGTCTGCCGTCGCTGCTGTCTCTGTCGCTGACTGTTTTCCCCTTACTCTTTACTTAGACGCATAGTTTTCCTGTGCCTTTTTAAATCGCTTTTCACCCATTTT from Siniperca chuatsi isolate FFG_IHB_CAS linkage group LG19, ASM2008510v1, whole genome shotgun sequence encodes the following:
- the ythdf3 gene encoding LOW QUALITY PROTEIN: YTH domain-containing family protein 3 (The sequence of the model RefSeq protein was modified relative to this genomic sequence to represent the inferred CDS: inserted 1 base in 1 codon) — translated: MSATTVDQRPKGQGNKVQNGSMHQKDGVNDDDFEPYLSGQTNQSNSYPPMSDPYMPSYYAPSIGFPYSLGEAAWSTAGDPPMPYLTTYGQMSNGEPHFIPDGVFSQPGALGNTPPFLGQHGFNFFPGNADFSTWGTSVSQGQSTQTSVYSNSYGYAPSSLGRAITDGQAGFGSDTQLSKVPVLNSIEQGMTGLKLGTDMVAAVTKTVGSPLGGTAGMSSMAANSLPPSVSSSAPKPASWAAIAKKPAKPQPKVKPKANMGMGVGATIPPPPIKHNMNIGTWDDKGSLNKPPLAQTMMPPQPMVQQPLLAQHQPLLQNPLPPQPQHQPQHQHQHQHQHQHQHQHQHQPFQLQSLQXPQHPHPMPPGPPHLHLTSQPGPPQPLHQQQPQQPGPPPNRWVAPRNRGDGFGLGGGVPLSASPCSGELHPVLEKLRALNNYNPKDFDWNLKNGRVFIIKSYSEDDIHRSIKYSIWCSTEHGNKRLDAAYRSLGNKGPLYLLFSVNGSGHFCGVAEMRSPVDYNAYAGVWSQDKWKGKFEVKWVFIKDVPNNQLRHIRLENNDNKPVTNSRDTQEVPLEKAKQVLKIIATYKHTTSIFDDFAHYEKRQEEEESLRKERNRNKQ
- the abhd10b gene encoding abhydrolase domain containing 10, depalmitoylase b isoform X2, producing the protein MAAFALRSCRRGLSQILSNGGLAALSSKRLEDRRHKSTVQYASRPDLPKLAYRRVKGKSPGVVFLPGYGSSMNGQKAESLEEFCRSLGHSYLRFDYTGHGASEGVLAEGTIGTWKKDVLFVLDELAEGPQILVGSSIGGWLMLLAAIARPEKTAALVGISTAADHIVTSFNSLPLETRREFEEKGEWTVPTKHSEEGFYKFNMDFLREAENHCVLQSPIPITCPVRLIHGLKDEDVPWHISMQVAERVLSPDVDVILRRHGQHRMSDKDDIKLMVYTIDDLIDKLTTLV
- the abhd10b gene encoding abhydrolase domain containing 10, depalmitoylase b isoform X1, which codes for MAAFALRSCRRGLSQILSNGGLAALSSKRLEGDRRHKSTVQYASRPDLPKLAYRRVKGKSPGVVFLPGYGSSMNGQKAESLEEFCRSLGHSYLRFDYTGHGASEGVLAEGTIGTWKKDVLFVLDELAEGPQILVGSSIGGWLMLLAAIARPEKTAALVGISTAADHIVTSFNSLPLETRREFEEKGEWTVPTKHSEEGFYKFNMDFLREAENHCVLQSPIPITCPVRLIHGLKDEDVPWHISMQVAERVLSPDVDVILRRHGQHRMSDKDDIKLMVYTIDDLIDKLTTLV